Proteins from one Globicephala melas chromosome 21, mGloMel1.2, whole genome shotgun sequence genomic window:
- the CFAP97 gene encoding cilia- and flagella-associated protein 97 isoform X1 — protein sequence MFAIMDQFGDISEGEVDHSFFDSDFEEAKKCESNSVFDKQNDDAEERIDKDMENVNLKFGIQRRKSDLTEKGTERNEKISPEEHPIENDNIQARDSLFLTTSSRSKLCDATVEHKIHLPIPSSIPKIVKEGERDYYTDGEESSDDEKKHHVRSKSAKPSNNFKKSASKKDSRSNSSSSLSSSSSSSDTDCSNTASDVCLSDSSPSLKKRLFGVTHLPPKQKYKLREKSTGAQTSGTKPKVGDYTEESEDTVTDVSPLSTPDISPVQSFELAASNNQKMKVKRQENVSQEVYENVEDFKNNSKSLKSDKKGKEKHEPSLASVSAVLDSSLDHRYKEKVLHDTMDLNHLLKAFLQLDKKGPQKHHFDQPSVAPRKNYSFTREEVRQIDRENQRLLKELSRQAEKPGSKSTIPRRSTGPPPRLYHSALNRQREQQRIERENLALLKRLEAVKPTVGMKRSEQLTDYHRNMGYFSSSPTSRRVRSTLGQYSPLMYNGSIGRKPGEKTIENTSYLLGGASRTSSATSGLSCKSEQSAFDTSSGLLLRPKPPNVRTAWL from the exons ATGTTTGCCATCATGGATCAGTTTGGAGATATATCAGAAGGTGAAGTGGACCATTCTTTCTTTGACAGTGACTTTGAAGAAGCAAAGAAATGTGAAAGTAACTCAGTTTTTGACAAGCAAAATGATGACGCTGAAGAGAGAATAGATAAAGATATGGAAAATGTAAACTTGAAATTTGgaatacagagaaggaaaagtgatCTTACTGAGAAGGGaactgaaagaaatgagaaaatttctCCAGAAGAACACCCCATAGAAAATGATAATATACAAGCTAGGGACTCTTTGTTCTTGACCACTTCTTCACGATCAAAACTGTGTGATGCTACAGTAGAACATAAAATACACTTGCCTATCCCAAGTAGCATTCCCAAAATTGTAAAAGAAGGTGAACGTGATTACTATACAGATGGAGAGGAAAGCAGTGATGATGAGAAAAAGCATCATGTCAGGTCAAAGTCAGCTAAACCATCTAATAACTTCAAGAAAAGCGCAAGTAAAAAGGATTCCAGAAgtaattcctcttcctctctgtcctCCTCGTCTTCAAGTTCTGATACAGACTGTTCAAATACCGCGTCTGATGTCTGTTTATCTGATTCATCTCCATCATTAAAGAAGCGTCTCTTTGGTGTAACCCACTTgccaccaaaacagaaatataaactgAGAGAAAAATCAACAGGAGCACAAACTTCAGGTACTAAGCCAAAAGTCGGTGACTACACCGAGGAATCTGAAGATACTGTGACAGATGTCAGTCCTTTATCAACTCCGGACATCAGCCCTGTTCAGTCTTTTGAACTGGCTgcatcaaacaatcaaaaaatgaaagttaaaaggcAAGAGAACGTGAGTCAAGAAGTATATGAAAATgttgaggattttaaaaataattcaaagtctttgaaatcagacaaaaaagggaaagaaaaacatgagCCCAGTCTTGCCTCAGTGTCGGCAGTGTTGGATTCCAGTTTAGACCACAGATACAAGGAAAAAGTCTTACATGACACAATGGACCTGAATCAtcttttaaaag CTTTTCTGCAATTAGATAAAAAGGGACCACAAAAACATCACTTTGATCAGCCTTCAGTAGCACCTAGGAAAAACTACTCTTTCACAAGAGAGGAGGTGAGACAGATTGATCGGGAAAATCAGAGGCTTTTGAAAGAACTGTCGAGACAGGCTGAAAAACCAGGAAGCAAAAGTACGATTCCAAGAAGATCGACTGGTCCTCCACCTAGGTTATATCATAGTGCTCTCAACAGACAGAGGGAACAACAAAGgattgaaagagaaaatttg GCTTTATTGAAACGGCTTGAAGCTGTGAAACCAACAGTTGGTATGAAACGCTCAGAACAGCTGACAGACTATCACCGCAACATGGGTTATTTCAGCTCATCCCCGACCTCCAGACGAGTGAGGTCCACTCTTGGCCAGTACAGCCCGTTAA TGTATAATGGCAGCATAGGAAGGAAACCAGGAgaaaaaacaattgaaaatacCAGTTATCTCTTAG GAGGAGCTTCCAGGACATCCAGTGCTACCAGTGGTCTCAGTTGTAAGAGTGAGCAATCAGCTTTTGACACATCCAGTGGCCTGTTGCTAAGACCTAAGCCCCCTAATGTCCGTACAGCTTGGTTATAA
- the CFAP97 gene encoding cilia- and flagella-associated protein 97 isoform X2, whose protein sequence is MFAIMDQFGDISEGEVDHSFFDSDFEEAKKCESNSVFDKQNDDAEERIDKDMENVNLKFGIQRRKSDLTEKGTERNEKISPEEHPIENDNIQARDSLFLTTSSRSKLCDATVEHKIHLPIPSSIPKIVKEGERDYYTDGEESSDDEKKHHVRSKSAKPSNNFKKSASKKDSRSNSSSSLSSSSSSSDTDCSNTASDVCLSDSSPSLKKRLFGVTHLPPKQKYKLREKSTGAQTSGTKPKVGDYTEESEDTVTDVSPLSTPDISPVQSFELAASNNQKMKVKRQENVSQEVYENVEDFKNNSKSLKSDKKGKEKHEPSLASVSAVLDSSLDHRYKEKVLHDTMDLNHLLKAFLQLDKKGPQKHHFDQPSVAPRKNYSFTREEVRQIDRENQRLLKELSRQAEKPGSKSTIPRRSTGPPPRLYHSALNRQREQQRIERENLALLKRLEAVKPTVGMKRSEQLTDYHRNMGYFSSSPTSRRVRSTLGQYSPLRGASRTSSATSGLSCKSEQSAFDTSSGLLLRPKPPNVRTAWL, encoded by the exons ATGTTTGCCATCATGGATCAGTTTGGAGATATATCAGAAGGTGAAGTGGACCATTCTTTCTTTGACAGTGACTTTGAAGAAGCAAAGAAATGTGAAAGTAACTCAGTTTTTGACAAGCAAAATGATGACGCTGAAGAGAGAATAGATAAAGATATGGAAAATGTAAACTTGAAATTTGgaatacagagaaggaaaagtgatCTTACTGAGAAGGGaactgaaagaaatgagaaaatttctCCAGAAGAACACCCCATAGAAAATGATAATATACAAGCTAGGGACTCTTTGTTCTTGACCACTTCTTCACGATCAAAACTGTGTGATGCTACAGTAGAACATAAAATACACTTGCCTATCCCAAGTAGCATTCCCAAAATTGTAAAAGAAGGTGAACGTGATTACTATACAGATGGAGAGGAAAGCAGTGATGATGAGAAAAAGCATCATGTCAGGTCAAAGTCAGCTAAACCATCTAATAACTTCAAGAAAAGCGCAAGTAAAAAGGATTCCAGAAgtaattcctcttcctctctgtcctCCTCGTCTTCAAGTTCTGATACAGACTGTTCAAATACCGCGTCTGATGTCTGTTTATCTGATTCATCTCCATCATTAAAGAAGCGTCTCTTTGGTGTAACCCACTTgccaccaaaacagaaatataaactgAGAGAAAAATCAACAGGAGCACAAACTTCAGGTACTAAGCCAAAAGTCGGTGACTACACCGAGGAATCTGAAGATACTGTGACAGATGTCAGTCCTTTATCAACTCCGGACATCAGCCCTGTTCAGTCTTTTGAACTGGCTgcatcaaacaatcaaaaaatgaaagttaaaaggcAAGAGAACGTGAGTCAAGAAGTATATGAAAATgttgaggattttaaaaataattcaaagtctttgaaatcagacaaaaaagggaaagaaaaacatgagCCCAGTCTTGCCTCAGTGTCGGCAGTGTTGGATTCCAGTTTAGACCACAGATACAAGGAAAAAGTCTTACATGACACAATGGACCTGAATCAtcttttaaaag CTTTTCTGCAATTAGATAAAAAGGGACCACAAAAACATCACTTTGATCAGCCTTCAGTAGCACCTAGGAAAAACTACTCTTTCACAAGAGAGGAGGTGAGACAGATTGATCGGGAAAATCAGAGGCTTTTGAAAGAACTGTCGAGACAGGCTGAAAAACCAGGAAGCAAAAGTACGATTCCAAGAAGATCGACTGGTCCTCCACCTAGGTTATATCATAGTGCTCTCAACAGACAGAGGGAACAACAAAGgattgaaagagaaaatttg GCTTTATTGAAACGGCTTGAAGCTGTGAAACCAACAGTTGGTATGAAACGCTCAGAACAGCTGACAGACTATCACCGCAACATGGGTTATTTCAGCTCATCCCCGACCTCCAGACGAGTGAGGTCCACTCTTGGCCAGTACAGCCCGTTAA GAGGAGCTTCCAGGACATCCAGTGCTACCAGTGGTCTCAGTTGTAAGAGTGAGCAATCAGCTTTTGACACATCCAGTGGCCTGTTGCTAAGACCTAAGCCCCCTAATGTCCGTACAGCTTGGTTATAA